Proteins co-encoded in one Listeria ivanovii subsp. ivanovii genomic window:
- the secA gene encoding preprotein translocase subunit SecA: MAGLLKKIFESGKKDVKYLERKADEIIALADETAALSDEALREKTVEFKERVQKGETLDDLLVEAFAVAREGAKRALGLYPFKVQLMGGIVLHEGNIAEMKTGEGKTLTATLPVYLNALSGEGVHVVTVNEYLAHRDAEEMGVLYNFLGLSVGLNLNALSSAEKREAYACDITYSTNNELGFDYLRDNMVVYKEEMVQRPLAFAVIDEVDSILVDEARTPLIISGEAEKSTILYVRANTFVRTLTEEEDYTVDVKTKSVQLTEEGMTKGENYFDVDNLFDLENTVILHHIAQALKANYTMSLDVDYVAQDDEVLIVDQFTGRIMKGRRFSEGLHQALEAKEGVTIQNESKTMATITFQNYFRMYKKLAGMTGTAKTEEEEFRDIYNMRVIEIPTNKVIIRDDRPDLIFTTIEAKFNAVVEDIAERNAKGQPVLVGTVAIETSELISSKLKRKGIKHEVLNAKQHEREADIIKHAGEKGAVVIATNMAGRGTDIKLGEGTIEVGGLAVIGTERHESRRIDNQLRGRAGRQGDPGVTQFYLSMEDELMRRFGSDNMKSMMERFGMAEDAIQSKMVSRAVESAQRRVEGNNFDSRKQVLQYDDVLRQQREVIYKQRYEVINAENSLREIIDQMIQRTVNFIVSSNASSREPEEDWNLQGIIDYIDANLLPEGAITLEDLQNRTSEDIQNLILDKVKAAYDEKETLLPPEEFNEFEKVVLLRVVDTKWVDHIDAMDHLRDGIHLRAYGQIDPLREYQSEGFEMFEAMVSSIDEDVARYIMKAEIRQNLEREQVAKGEAVNPAEGKPEAKRQPIRKDQHIGRNDPCPCGSGKKYKNCHGKEA, encoded by the coding sequence ATGGCAGGACTATTGAAAAAGATTTTTGAATCAGGAAAAAAAGATGTTAAATATTTGGAAAGAAAAGCAGATGAAATCATTGCTTTGGCTGACGAAACAGCAGCACTTTCTGATGAGGCTCTACGTGAAAAAACAGTAGAGTTTAAAGAGCGTGTTCAAAAAGGTGAAACGCTAGATGATTTATTGGTAGAAGCATTTGCTGTAGCCAGAGAGGGAGCGAAACGTGCTCTTGGACTATATCCATTTAAAGTACAATTAATGGGTGGAATAGTTCTTCATGAAGGTAATATTGCTGAGATGAAAACTGGTGAAGGTAAAACGTTAACAGCTACACTACCGGTTTATTTAAATGCGCTATCTGGTGAAGGGGTGCACGTTGTTACTGTCAATGAATACTTGGCACATCGTGATGCTGAAGAAATGGGAGTTTTATATAATTTCCTTGGACTTTCTGTTGGATTAAATTTAAATGCGCTATCTAGTGCAGAAAAACGTGAAGCATATGCATGTGATATCACTTATAGCACAAATAATGAATTAGGGTTTGACTATTTACGTGATAACATGGTTGTTTACAAAGAAGAAATGGTACAGCGCCCACTTGCTTTTGCAGTTATTGATGAAGTCGATTCCATTTTAGTTGATGAAGCAAGAACGCCACTAATCATTTCAGGAGAAGCTGAAAAATCAACTATACTTTATGTTCGCGCTAACACATTCGTTCGTACTTTGACAGAAGAGGAAGATTACACAGTTGATGTGAAAACTAAATCTGTACAATTAACCGAAGAAGGTATGACAAAAGGGGAAAACTACTTTGACGTAGACAACCTGTTTGACTTAGAAAATACGGTTATTTTGCATCATATTGCTCAAGCTCTTAAAGCGAATTACACAATGAGTTTAGATGTTGATTATGTAGCGCAAGATGATGAAGTGTTAATTGTTGATCAATTTACTGGGCGTATTATGAAAGGCCGTCGTTTTAGTGAAGGTTTGCATCAGGCTTTAGAAGCAAAAGAAGGCGTAACAATCCAAAATGAATCTAAAACAATGGCTACAATAACATTCCAAAACTACTTCCGAATGTACAAAAAACTTGCCGGGATGACTGGTACTGCAAAAACAGAAGAAGAAGAATTCCGCGATATTTATAATATGCGTGTTATTGAAATCCCAACTAATAAAGTCATTATTCGTGACGACCGTCCGGATTTGATTTTTACAACAATTGAAGCGAAATTTAATGCTGTAGTGGAAGATATTGCAGAACGAAATGCCAAAGGACAACCGGTTCTTGTTGGTACTGTTGCAATTGAAACATCTGAGCTTATTTCTAGTAAATTAAAACGCAAAGGCATTAAACATGAAGTACTGAATGCCAAGCAACATGAACGTGAAGCAGATATTATTAAACATGCTGGTGAAAAAGGTGCGGTAGTAATCGCAACCAATATGGCTGGTCGTGGTACTGATATTAAACTTGGTGAAGGTACGATTGAAGTTGGCGGTTTAGCTGTAATAGGTACAGAGCGCCATGAGTCACGTCGTATTGATAACCAGCTGCGTGGTCGTGCTGGACGTCAAGGTGATCCAGGTGTGACCCAATTCTATCTTTCTATGGAAGACGAACTTATGCGCCGTTTTGGTTCGGATAACATGAAGAGCATGATGGAACGCTTTGGTATGGCAGAAGACGCAATTCAAAGTAAAATGGTTAGCCGTGCAGTGGAATCAGCACAAAGACGTGTTGAAGGAAATAACTTTGATTCACGTAAACAAGTGCTACAGTATGATGATGTACTTCGCCAACAACGGGAAGTTATTTATAAGCAACGTTATGAAGTAATTAATGCAGAAAACAGCTTGCGCGAAATCATTGATCAAATGATTCAACGTACAGTGAATTTCATCGTTTCTAGCAATGCTTCTAGCCGAGAACCTGAAGAAGATTGGAACTTACAAGGCATTATTGATTATATTGATGCCAACTTACTTCCAGAAGGAGCAATTACTCTAGAAGATTTACAAAACCGTACAAGTGAAGATATTCAAAATCTGATTTTAGATAAAGTCAAAGCAGCATATGATGAAAAAGAAACACTATTACCTCCAGAAGAATTTAACGAATTTGAAAAAGTCGTTTTACTTCGCGTTGTTGATACGAAATGGGTAGATCATATCGATGCGATGGATCATCTTCGTGACGGGATTCATCTTCGTGCATATGGTCAAATTGATCCGCTTCGTGAATACCAATCAGAAGGTTTCGAGATGTTTGAAGCGATGGTATCCTCTATCGATGAAGATGTTGCTCGTTACATTATGAAAGCCGAAATTCGCCAAAACCTTGAACGTGAGCAAGTGGCTAAAGGGGAAGCTGTTAATCCGGCAGAAGGTAAACCAGAAGCGAAGCGCCAACCGATTCGTAAAGATCAACATATTGGACGCAATGATCCGTGCCCATGTGGTAGTGGGAAAAAATATAAAAATTGTCATGGTAAAGAAGCATAG
- the hpf gene encoding ribosome hibernation-promoting factor, HPF/YfiA family has translation MLKYNIRGENIEVTEPIRDYVEKKIDKLERYFTETPDANVHVNLKVYSDKNAKVEVTIPLPNLVLRAEETSGDLYASIDLIVDKLERQIRKHKTKVNRKFRDKGAERDYFAYSDVNGSAPPEDNEGDFDLEIVRTKQFSLKPMDSEEAVLQMNLLGHSFYVYTDAETNGTNIVYSRKDGKYGLIETN, from the coding sequence ATGCTTAAGTACAACATTCGTGGTGAAAATATTGAAGTAACAGAACCGATTAGAGATTACGTTGAAAAGAAAATTGATAAACTAGAACGTTATTTTACGGAAACACCAGACGCTAACGTACATGTTAATCTCAAAGTATATTCCGATAAAAATGCGAAAGTTGAAGTGACTATTCCGCTCCCAAATCTTGTGCTACGTGCAGAAGAAACAAGTGGAGATTTATATGCAAGCATTGACTTAATTGTCGATAAACTCGAAAGGCAAATTCGTAAACATAAAACAAAAGTAAATCGTAAATTCCGTGATAAAGGTGCCGAAAGAGACTACTTTGCATATTCTGATGTAAACGGCAGTGCACCACCAGAAGATAATGAAGGAGATTTTGATCTTGAAATAGTGAGAACAAAACAATTTTCATTAAAACCGATGGATAGTGAAGAAGCTGTATTACAAATGAATTTACTTGGACATAGTTTTTACGTTTACACAGATGCTGAAACTAATGGCACCAATATTGTATATTCTCGTAAAGATGGGAAATATGGTTTAATTGAAACAAATTAA
- a CDS encoding ComF family protein produces MNNCLLCLQPLKVEVSWHIKWLFETKQICCSKCFANFEPLEGPLCEICSKESVNTTCLDCQNKSSSLDSNKSLYRYNDFAKAYMRRYKFQGDYVIGAIFQNELKRLLVQGDTIVVPIPVSTERKLERGFNQTTGMLRQAGIKYEELLARKHSEKQSKKTRKERLEREQVFYLQKEGRYQQTEVILFDDIYTTGSTLNLASQELKKVGVKKVTAVTIFR; encoded by the coding sequence ATGAATAATTGTTTGTTATGCTTGCAACCTCTAAAAGTCGAAGTTAGTTGGCATATAAAATGGTTGTTCGAGACAAAACAAATATGTTGCAGTAAATGTTTTGCTAATTTTGAGCCGCTAGAAGGGCCACTGTGCGAAATCTGTAGCAAAGAATCGGTCAACACAACATGCCTAGACTGCCAAAATAAGTCATCTTCGCTAGATAGCAATAAGTCATTATACCGCTACAATGATTTTGCAAAAGCCTATATGAGAAGATACAAGTTTCAAGGTGATTATGTAATAGGTGCTATCTTTCAAAATGAACTTAAAAGACTTTTGGTTCAAGGCGATACTATCGTTGTTCCCATTCCTGTAAGTACAGAGCGTAAATTAGAACGTGGCTTTAATCAAACAACCGGAATGTTAAGACAAGCAGGCATCAAATACGAGGAACTTTTGGCTAGAAAACATTCAGAAAAGCAGTCGAAGAAAACAAGAAAAGAACGTTTGGAAAGAGAACAAGTCTTTTATCTACAAAAAGAAGGGAGATACCAACAAACGGAGGTTATTCTTTTTGATGACATCTATACCACGGGCAGTACACTCAATTTAGCATCCCAAGAATTAAAAAAAGTAGGAGTTAAAAAAGTAACTGCTGTAACAATATTTAGATAG
- a CDS encoding DEAD/DEAH box helicase has product MNVFPGRLYEENELENTEGLEEVTAISENKCFRCGNTNPAFFGKMSCAYCGQEDCLYCRNCIVMGRMNVCQQLYFQRTMCLPESQKSFLVWNGTLSNGQKKASDAVVATLEKKQDMLLWAVAGSGKTEMLFEGMDFALKQGYKICLASPRVDVCLELHPRLRAVFPNVEIVCLYGDSEDKYQDEQFVLATTHQLIRFYDAFQVIFIDEVDAFPFAKDPFLEYAVNKARKKEGTTIVITATPEEKWQQECVSGKRHFVKIPARYHRRKLPVPRMCWIGPWKKKLDKGKISPKLIEWIKIAESKNQPALIFFPEIDAMNKFADTLMMYGFERPVTVHSADEERKEKVAWLREGEIQLLLTTTILERGVTFTDVQVAVFGSEENIFTEAALVQISGRAGRKMTHPTGDVCFFHYGKTSQMNQAIRHIERMNQLGLAEGMLDE; this is encoded by the coding sequence ATGAATGTTTTCCCAGGCAGATTATACGAAGAAAACGAACTTGAAAATACAGAGGGTTTAGAAGAAGTAACCGCTATTTCCGAAAATAAGTGTTTTCGGTGTGGAAATACTAATCCAGCATTTTTCGGAAAGATGAGTTGCGCGTATTGTGGTCAAGAGGACTGTCTTTATTGTCGAAATTGTATTGTTATGGGACGCATGAATGTCTGTCAGCAACTATACTTTCAAAGAACGATGTGTCTACCTGAAAGCCAAAAATCTTTTTTGGTATGGAATGGAACATTATCAAATGGCCAAAAAAAAGCATCTGATGCTGTTGTAGCAACTTTAGAAAAAAAGCAAGATATGCTCTTATGGGCAGTTGCTGGATCAGGGAAAACAGAAATGCTGTTTGAAGGAATGGATTTTGCTTTAAAACAAGGCTATAAGATATGTCTGGCTTCTCCAAGAGTTGATGTTTGTTTAGAATTACACCCGCGGTTAAGAGCTGTTTTTCCTAATGTGGAAATAGTTTGTCTATACGGAGACTCGGAAGATAAATACCAAGACGAACAGTTTGTTTTAGCAACGACCCATCAGTTAATTCGTTTTTACGATGCGTTTCAGGTGATTTTTATCGATGAAGTAGATGCATTTCCATTTGCCAAAGATCCATTTTTAGAATATGCGGTAAATAAAGCACGAAAAAAAGAAGGCACGACCATTGTAATTACAGCAACTCCAGAAGAAAAGTGGCAACAAGAATGCGTAAGTGGTAAACGACATTTCGTGAAAATTCCAGCACGCTATCACCGAAGAAAGCTTCCTGTACCAAGAATGTGTTGGATAGGTCCTTGGAAGAAAAAATTGGATAAAGGAAAAATATCTCCTAAACTTATTGAATGGATAAAAATAGCTGAATCAAAAAATCAACCAGCACTAATTTTCTTTCCAGAAATTGATGCTATGAATAAATTTGCAGATACTTTAATGATGTATGGTTTTGAACGGCCGGTAACGGTTCACTCAGCAGATGAGGAACGAAAAGAAAAAGTAGCCTGGTTACGAGAAGGGGAAATTCAGCTGTTGTTAACTACGACTATTTTAGAACGAGGTGTTACGTTTACAGATGTTCAAGTAGCAGTTTTTGGAAGCGAGGAGAACATTTTTACAGAAGCGGCACTTGTTCAAATTTCTGGACGGGCTGGAAGAAAGATGACACATCCAACTGGAGATGTTTGTTTCTTTCATTATGGAAAAACATCTCAAATGAACCAAGCTATCAGACATATCGAAAGAATGAATCAACTAGGTTTAGCGGAGGGGATGCTAGATGAATAA
- a CDS encoding DegV family protein — translation MNGKIAVVTDSTTYLPEEAKKQLRIYVVPLSVIIDGKSYREGEDLSTADFYEMVKVSRNLPTSSQPAPGEFIQLFETLKSQGFDTVITIHLSSGISGTFQNAATAGEGIDGLNVIAYDSELSCMAQGMLVLKAAEMALKDESAENIIKELDKIKHAQDAYFMVDDLNNLQRGGRLNGAQALVGSLLQIKPILHFNDKQIVLFEKVRTQKKALKRIEDILELAIQNKSAEIAYVIHGNDPEKGETWRKHLETKFPEVEFELSYFGPVIGTHLGAGALGLTWSIK, via the coding sequence ATGAACGGAAAAATAGCAGTGGTGACGGACAGCACAACTTATTTGCCAGAGGAAGCGAAGAAACAACTAAGAATTTATGTCGTGCCACTTTCTGTAATAATTGATGGAAAATCTTATCGCGAGGGTGAAGATTTATCGACAGCAGATTTTTACGAAATGGTAAAAGTCTCTAGGAATCTTCCGACTTCTTCTCAGCCAGCCCCAGGAGAGTTCATTCAATTGTTTGAAACGTTGAAATCACAAGGCTTTGATACGGTGATTACGATTCATTTATCTAGTGGTATTAGTGGAACATTCCAAAATGCAGCAACAGCAGGAGAAGGAATCGATGGTTTAAATGTTATTGCTTATGATTCTGAATTATCTTGTATGGCTCAAGGAATGCTTGTGCTTAAAGCTGCTGAAATGGCACTTAAAGATGAATCTGCCGAGAATATTATTAAAGAATTAGATAAAATAAAACATGCGCAAGATGCTTATTTTATGGTGGATGATTTGAATAATTTACAACGTGGCGGTCGCCTAAATGGGGCTCAAGCACTTGTGGGGAGCTTACTTCAAATTAAGCCAATTCTTCATTTCAATGATAAGCAAATTGTTCTGTTTGAAAAAGTAAGGACACAAAAGAAAGCTCTTAAGCGAATAGAAGATATTCTTGAATTAGCTATTCAAAATAAATCCGCGGAAATAGCTTATGTTATTCACGGGAATGATCCTGAAAAAGGTGAAACGTGGCGAAAACATTTAGAAACAAAATTTCCCGAAGTAGAATTTGAATTAAGTTATTTTGGTCCTGTAATTGGAACTCACCTTGGTGCAGGTGCTCTCGGGTTAACTTGGTCAATTAAATAA
- the degU gene encoding two-component system response regulator DegU, translated as MALKIMIVDDHQLFREGIKRILELEDSFEVVAEAENGKNIVAKVREYKPDIVLMDINMPTVNGLDATEMLVRQFPSIKVIILTIHDTDEYVTEALRSGAVGYLLKEMDAHELVEAVKIVDNGGAYIHPRVAIKLIREYRHLASTNTAQGVYGYQQPEVKMPLHILTHRECEVLQLLTDGKSNRGIGETLFISEKTVKNHVSSILQKMKVNDRTQAVVTAIKHGWVYIR; from the coding sequence ATGGCACTCAAAATCATGATTGTAGACGATCATCAGTTGTTTCGCGAAGGTATCAAACGGATTTTAGAATTGGAAGATTCTTTTGAGGTTGTAGCGGAAGCTGAAAATGGTAAAAATATCGTAGCAAAAGTTCGCGAATATAAACCAGATATTGTTTTAATGGATATTAATATGCCAACTGTTAATGGATTAGATGCGACAGAAATGTTAGTGCGCCAATTTCCAAGTATCAAAGTAATCATTTTAACTATTCACGATACAGATGAATATGTGACGGAAGCCCTTAGATCTGGAGCTGTAGGATACTTATTAAAAGAAATGGACGCTCATGAACTTGTAGAAGCAGTTAAAATAGTAGATAATGGTGGAGCATATATTCATCCACGTGTAGCAATTAAATTAATTCGCGAATATCGCCATTTAGCAAGCACTAATACTGCGCAAGGTGTCTATGGTTATCAACAACCAGAAGTCAAAATGCCATTACACATATTGACGCATAGAGAGTGCGAAGTGTTGCAACTTCTTACAGATGGAAAGAGTAATCGTGGGATTGGTGAAACACTTTTCATTAGTGAGAAAACAGTTAAAAATCATGTGAGTAGTATTTTACAAAAAATGAAAGTGAACGATAGAACTCAAGCAGTGGTAACAGCAATTAAACATGGTTGGGTATATATTCGCTAA
- a CDS encoding YigZ family protein: protein MLDQYLTIRHNGAHEIIIEKSRFICHLMRVATESEAQTFIQQIKKEHRDASHNCSAYIIGENDQFQKAQDDGEPSGTAGVPMLEVLKKKGLKNVAVVVTRYFGGTKLGAGGLVRAYGSAVSEAIQIIGIVECKLATILECAFAYSLLGKIENALEQRNYQIDQKEFTEKVVLHIFVNNDDLTSFSNWITEISNGHIEIQEGLQKYREKDVN from the coding sequence ATGTTGGATCAATATTTAACCATTCGCCACAACGGAGCACATGAAATAATTATCGAAAAATCTCGCTTTATTTGTCACTTGATGCGAGTCGCAACTGAATCTGAAGCACAAACATTTATCCAGCAAATAAAAAAAGAACATCGAGATGCGTCACACAATTGTTCTGCATATATAATAGGAGAAAACGACCAATTTCAAAAAGCACAGGATGATGGTGAACCAAGTGGAACTGCTGGTGTGCCAATGCTAGAAGTTTTAAAAAAGAAAGGTTTAAAAAATGTCGCAGTTGTCGTTACTCGATATTTTGGCGGTACTAAATTAGGCGCAGGAGGACTTGTCCGCGCTTATGGAAGTGCAGTCAGTGAAGCCATTCAAATCATTGGCATAGTCGAATGTAAGTTAGCTACTATTCTTGAGTGCGCATTCGCTTACTCCCTTCTTGGAAAAATCGAGAATGCACTTGAACAAAGAAACTATCAAATCGATCAAAAAGAATTTACAGAAAAAGTAGTACTTCATATTTTTGTCAATAATGATGATTTAACTAGTTTCAGCAACTGGATTACAGAAATCTCCAACGGTCACATTGAAATCCAAGAAGGTCTACAAAAATATAGAGAAAAGGATGTCAATTAG
- a CDS encoding GNAT family N-acetyltransferase, with amino-acid sequence MSTNIFFQLPTTITTERTILRKTTLADAANLFDIWSDNEVAKFMNIEKFSTILQAEEMIQAIENEPNACRYTIFDTINPLQTIGSLGINDINKTTEMVEIGYELAQKYWRQGLMFEVLNAFLSTIKPFLPYKSITAKVLPENIASIKLLKKLNFELVSTGQELDLHSGKICEISNYRLTLE; translated from the coding sequence ATGTCCACAAACATATTTTTTCAATTACCTACTACCATCACCACAGAAAGAACCATCCTAAGAAAAACAACTTTAGCAGATGCTGCGAATTTATTTGATATTTGGTCAGATAATGAAGTAGCTAAATTTATGAATATCGAAAAATTTTCGACCATTTTACAAGCTGAAGAAATGATTCAAGCAATTGAAAACGAACCAAATGCTTGCAGATACACTATTTTTGACACGATAAATCCACTTCAAACAATTGGATCACTCGGAATTAATGATATTAATAAAACTACTGAAATGGTTGAAATTGGCTATGAACTTGCTCAAAAGTATTGGCGTCAAGGGTTGATGTTTGAAGTTTTAAATGCGTTTTTAAGTACTATAAAACCGTTTTTACCTTATAAAAGCATCACTGCAAAAGTCCTTCCTGAAAATATCGCCTCTATAAAATTACTAAAAAAATTGAATTTTGAACTTGTTTCTACAGGTCAAGAATTAGATTTACACTCCGGAAAAATTTGTGAAATTAGTAATTATCGGTTAACACTGGAATAG
- a CDS encoding LCP family protein translates to MNKGTDDSRKSSKKYKRRRKILFWILIPIMCLVLAGVGYGTYLFSKTKLAADNSFDNVRNGEASTLRSKDIEPIKDSFSILIIGVDTSAKRESDGNPRSDSLILATFNVKDSRVEMTSIPRDSYVHIQDSKKDIDKYTKINAAHAYGGPELTMRTVEEEFKIPIDYYVRFDFDAFLKIVDALGGIDVDVPVSFTEQDSNDKAGAITLEKGQQHLNGEQALALARTRHIDSDIERGKRQQLIIKSIVSEATSISSISKYSDIIKVVGDNMKTNLTFNQMLSIAKFGMTNSIDIKSLNLEGTDAPMNGIYYYQLNDDSVQSVSNEFADELGIKKPFPNAAPYSDKKSTTTETSN, encoded by the coding sequence ATGAATAAAGGCACGGATGACAGCCGAAAAAGCAGCAAGAAATATAAACGTAGACGTAAAATATTATTCTGGATTTTAATACCTATTATGTGCTTAGTATTAGCAGGAGTTGGATATGGGACTTACCTGTTCAGTAAAACAAAGCTCGCAGCCGACAATTCTTTTGATAACGTACGAAATGGAGAAGCTTCCACTCTTCGCTCAAAAGATATTGAGCCAATAAAAGATAGTTTTTCCATTTTGATTATTGGTGTTGACACAAGCGCCAAACGTGAATCTGACGGAAATCCTCGAAGCGATTCACTAATTTTAGCAACATTTAATGTAAAAGATTCTCGTGTTGAAATGACAAGCATCCCCCGTGATTCTTATGTTCATATTCAAGATTCCAAGAAAGACATCGATAAATATACTAAAATAAATGCAGCCCACGCTTATGGCGGCCCAGAACTAACGATGCGAACAGTAGAAGAAGAATTCAAAATCCCAATCGATTATTACGTTCGTTTCGATTTTGATGCCTTCCTTAAAATCGTGGACGCATTAGGCGGAATTGATGTAGATGTTCCTGTCAGCTTTACCGAACAAGATTCTAATGACAAAGCGGGGGCAATTACACTCGAAAAAGGACAACAGCATTTAAACGGAGAACAAGCTTTAGCACTTGCCCGCACAAGACATATTGACAGTGATATCGAGCGTGGTAAAAGACAACAACTAATTATTAAATCAATTGTAAGTGAAGCAACTTCCATTTCTTCTATTAGTAAGTATTCCGATATTATCAAAGTTGTTGGAGATAACATGAAAACCAATTTAACTTTTAATCAAATGCTTTCAATTGCAAAATTCGGAATGACCAATAGTATCGATATTAAATCACTTAACCTTGAAGGTACAGATGCTCCAATGAATGGCATTTATTATTATCAGCTAAATGATGATTCCGTTCAAAGTGTTTCCAATGAATTTGCTGATGAACTTGGTATTAAGAAACCATTTCCAAATGCAGCTCCATACTCTGATAAAAAATCTACTACAACAGAAACTTCTAATTAA
- a CDS encoding glycosyltransferase family 4 protein, whose protein sequence is MLLWSILISFAVGIVMVPIVRKFAFRINAVDTPRERHKHTKTTATLGGLAIFISFSVGMLLAPIDKSGFIPIYFGALIVIATGFIDDLFDLSPKLKMLGQILAALCVTVWGDITINFINVPFLGELDFGYFAIPLSIIWIVAIVNALNLIDGLDGLAGGISIIALMTIAGMALLLKDAFVAPVALILVAAVAAFLIYNFPPASIFMGDTGALFLGYMIAVLSLMGFKNVTFISLLVPLIILGVPLSDTFFAIVRRLKSRMPISSADRSHIHHRLMALGFTEKQTVLLIYCMALLFSMTGFVFSFSTAWGAVLLLVLLIFSIEIIVEFIGLIGEDYRPILNLLQKIHRKRK, encoded by the coding sequence TTGCTATTATGGAGTATACTGATTAGCTTTGCGGTTGGTATTGTTATGGTACCAATAGTAAGGAAGTTTGCGTTTCGTATTAATGCTGTTGATACCCCTCGTGAAAGACATAAGCATACGAAAACGACAGCAACTTTAGGCGGGCTAGCCATATTTATAAGCTTTTCCGTGGGGATGCTTTTGGCGCCAATTGATAAGTCTGGATTTATTCCGATTTATTTTGGAGCGTTAATTGTTATTGCTACTGGATTTATAGATGATTTATTTGATTTATCACCCAAATTGAAAATGCTAGGACAGATTTTAGCGGCACTTTGTGTAACTGTTTGGGGAGACATTACAATTAATTTTATTAATGTGCCTTTTTTGGGGGAATTAGATTTTGGCTATTTTGCAATCCCACTATCTATTATTTGGATTGTAGCGATTGTTAATGCGTTGAACTTGATAGATGGCTTAGACGGTTTAGCAGGTGGGATTTCCATTATTGCTTTAATGACAATTGCAGGTATGGCCTTACTACTTAAAGATGCTTTTGTAGCACCTGTTGCTTTAATTCTTGTTGCTGCAGTTGCGGCCTTCTTAATTTATAATTTTCCGCCAGCAAGTATTTTTATGGGGGATACCGGGGCTTTATTTCTCGGATATATGATAGCCGTTTTATCACTGATGGGCTTTAAAAATGTAACGTTTATCTCACTTTTAGTTCCTCTTATTATTTTGGGCGTACCTTTATCTGACACTTTCTTTGCAATTGTACGTAGATTGAAATCGCGAATGCCGATATCATCTGCTGATAGGTCGCATATTCATCATAGATTAATGGCGCTTGGATTTACAGAGAAACAAACGGTATTACTAATTTATTGCATGGCACTACTATTTTCAATGACAGGTTTCGTATTCTCTTTCTCCACTGCTTGGGGGGCGGTGTTGTTACTTGTATTATTAATATTTAGTATTGAAATTATTGTAGAGTTTATCGGTCTTATCGGAGAAGACTATCGGCCTATTCTTAATTTACTTCAAAAAATCCATCGGAAACGAAAATAG